Proteins encoded within one genomic window of Candidatus Thiodiazotropha endoloripes:
- a CDS encoding acyl-CoA dehydrogenase gives MTLLGLILLLMTFWGLAYGSARAIVWIITPPVLLIALNLAGLVTPVGSLLVALPYVVALFFYLMPEQRRQWISKPLLATFRSVMPAMSQTEKEALNAGNVWWDGALFSGQPNWQDLLHQPACQLSEREQAFIDGPVDELCRMLDDWQITHEDKDLSPRIWEFIKTSGMFGMIIPESYGGLGFSAYAHSQVVMKVASRSITAAVTIMVPNSLGPAKLLLQYGTQEQKDRYLQKLAIGEEIPCFALTSPKAGSDAGAIPDSGVVTYGNFQGKEVLGIRLNFEKRYITLAPIATLIGLAFKLEDPERLLSDDPLPGITVALVPRETAGIKVGKRHMPLDIPFQNGPIYGRDVFIPIDWVMGGAEGAGQGWRMLMDSLSEGRGISLPALSTGAGKTASRYTGAYAAVRSQFNQPIGHFEGVEEALARIGGLTYQMDAARKLTLSALDSGETPSVISAIVKYHLTERYRQVINDAMDIQGGSGICLGPDNLFGRAYQAIPIGITVEGANILTRSMIIFGQGAIRAHPFVLKEFEAAENPDQQAGLIQFDSALFGHIGFVVTNFARTLWLGLTHGRLSESPKGGPMRRYFQRLNWMSASFALTTDLALMTLGGSLKRKERLSARLGDILSNLYISSACLKRFVEEGEKPEDVPLMQWALDDSLYRMQHALRGLLRNMPVRPLAWVMRVLIFPTGLPFHKPTDRLDHQVARALLSPGEVRDRLTHGVFTDDDPQQRIGQLEQALHVVAKVIPLEKTLKRAKRAGQLHARELPELIKEAIKLGILSESDKSLLTEAERLRNQVIEVNAFERLMPSGSVSGKQQSKVSTINKLGAA, from the coding sequence ATGACACTTCTAGGACTGATACTTCTGTTAATGACTTTCTGGGGACTGGCCTACGGTTCAGCGCGGGCCATTGTCTGGATCATCACCCCACCGGTACTGCTGATCGCCCTCAATTTGGCCGGACTGGTCACACCGGTCGGATCCCTGCTGGTTGCTCTGCCCTATGTGGTTGCTCTGTTTTTCTACCTGATGCCAGAGCAGCGCAGACAGTGGATCAGCAAACCACTGCTTGCTACTTTCCGCAGTGTCATGCCTGCCATGTCACAAACAGAAAAGGAGGCCCTGAATGCCGGTAATGTCTGGTGGGACGGTGCGCTCTTCTCCGGTCAACCCAACTGGCAGGATCTGCTGCATCAGCCTGCCTGCCAACTGAGTGAGCGGGAACAGGCATTTATCGATGGGCCGGTTGATGAGCTCTGCAGGATGCTTGATGACTGGCAGATCACCCATGAGGATAAGGATCTGTCGCCACGTATCTGGGAGTTCATCAAAACATCCGGGATGTTCGGCATGATCATTCCTGAGAGTTATGGCGGCTTGGGTTTTTCTGCGTATGCCCACTCTCAGGTCGTGATGAAGGTTGCCAGTCGCAGTATCACCGCGGCCGTCACCATCATGGTGCCCAATTCCCTGGGGCCGGCCAAACTGCTTTTGCAGTATGGCACCCAGGAGCAGAAGGATCGCTATCTGCAGAAACTCGCCATCGGTGAAGAGATACCCTGCTTCGCACTCACCAGCCCCAAAGCAGGCAGCGATGCGGGAGCCATCCCTGATAGCGGCGTGGTCACCTATGGTAACTTTCAGGGCAAAGAGGTTCTGGGTATTCGCCTCAATTTTGAAAAGCGCTACATCACACTGGCGCCCATTGCGACCCTGATCGGCCTGGCGTTCAAACTGGAAGATCCGGAACGCCTGCTGAGTGATGATCCACTACCTGGCATTACCGTTGCCCTGGTACCGAGAGAGACAGCCGGGATCAAGGTCGGTAAGCGGCATATGCCTTTGGATATCCCTTTCCAGAACGGTCCGATCTATGGCCGGGATGTTTTCATACCCATCGATTGGGTGATGGGTGGTGCCGAAGGGGCCGGACAGGGCTGGCGGATGTTGATGGATTCACTCTCTGAAGGCCGGGGCATCTCCCTGCCCGCACTCTCCACTGGTGCAGGAAAAACAGCCAGTCGCTATACCGGAGCCTATGCTGCGGTTCGAAGTCAGTTCAACCAGCCTATCGGTCATTTCGAAGGAGTTGAGGAGGCACTGGCCAGAATCGGTGGTCTCACTTACCAAATGGATGCCGCACGCAAACTGACGCTGAGTGCACTGGATAGCGGAGAGACCCCATCCGTGATCTCGGCGATCGTAAAATACCATCTGACCGAGCGCTATCGTCAGGTGATCAATGACGCCATGGATATCCAGGGTGGCAGTGGTATCTGTCTTGGACCCGATAATCTGTTTGGCCGGGCCTATCAGGCGATCCCCATCGGCATCACGGTGGAAGGCGCCAATATTCTCACCCGTAGCATGATCATCTTTGGGCAGGGTGCAATTCGCGCCCATCCATTTGTACTGAAGGAGTTTGAGGCGGCGGAGAATCCTGATCAGCAGGCCGGACTGATACAGTTCGACAGTGCACTGTTCGGTCACATCGGTTTTGTGGTCACCAATTTTGCCAGGACCCTCTGGCTCGGCCTCACCCACGGACGTCTCTCCGAGAGCCCGAAGGGTGGCCCCATGCGCCGCTACTTCCAGCGACTCAACTGGATGTCCGCATCATTTGCGCTGACCACGGATCTGGCCCTGATGACCCTGGGTGGCTCATTGAAACGCAAAGAACGCTTATCCGCACGGCTGGGCGATATCCTGAGTAACCTCTACATTTCCAGTGCCTGCCTGAAGCGATTTGTTGAAGAGGGTGAAAAACCAGAGGATGTGCCGCTGATGCAGTGGGCTCTGGATGATTCGCTCTATCGTATGCAGCATGCCTTGAGAGGACTGTTGCGCAACATGCCTGTGAGACCTTTAGCCTGGGTAATGCGGGTGTTGATATTCCCAACCGGCCTACCATTCCATAAACCCACAGACCGTCTGGACCACCAGGTCGCTCGTGCGCTGCTCTCTCCCGGTGAAGTGCGTGACCGCCTGACCCATGGGGTTTTCACCGATGACGATCCCCAGCAACGTATCGGTCAGCTTGAACAGGCATTGCATGTGGTTGCAAAAGTAATCCCCCTGGAAAAGACCCTGAAGCGGGCCAAACGGGCGGGACAGCTGCATGCACGTGAGTTGCCGGAATTGATCAAGGAAGCGATCAAACTGGGAATCCTGAGTGAATCTGACAAGAGTCTGCTGACAGAAGCTGAACGCTTGCGTAACCAGGTGATTGAAGTGAATGCCTTTGAACGCTTAATGCCGAGCGGCTCAGTCTCCGGGAAACAGCAGTCAAAGGTGTCAACAATCAATAAATTGGGCGCAGCCTGA